One part of the Sander vitreus isolate 19-12246 chromosome 10, sanVit1, whole genome shotgun sequence genome encodes these proteins:
- the LOC144524997 gene encoding gap junction alpha-3 protein-like, producing the protein MGDWNLLGKLLEKAQEHSTVVGKVWLTVLFIFRILILSAATEKVWGDEQSGFTCDTKQPGCENVCYDVTFPISHVRFWVLQIIFVSTPTLIYLGHILHLVRMEDKHKARDQQMEHAHHSDKQALIVDGKQKKALVRDKKGKVYLQGELLRTYVFNVVFKTLFEVGFIVAQYLLYGFKLKPMYTCDRPPCPNVVNCYISRPTEKTIFIIFMLGVSSVSLLLNLIEVYHLGFTKCRQGISFRRADQSSVSLPKEPGEAAVPYAPSFDDYFHQVQPAYPPVPSYNLSPLSEDTDSSFHPYHSKAAYKQNKDNLAVEKSSSKSEECDLKGKKGAGSAPGSPTQARPGRSAKHSSSNKTRIDDLQI; encoded by the coding sequence ATGGGCGACTGGAACCTGCTGGGAAAGCTGCTGGAAAAAGCCCAGGAGCACTCCACTGTGGTGGGGAAGGTGTGGCTCACCGTCCTGTTCATCTTCCGCATCCTGATCCTGAGTGCTGCCACGGAGAAGGTGTGGGGCGACGAGCAGTCGGGCTTCACTTGCGACACCAAGCAGCCAGGTTGCGAGAACGTGTGCTATGACGTCACTTTCCCAATCTCTCACGTCCGCTTTTGGGTTCTGCAGATCATCTTTGTGTCCACGCCTACGCTGATCTACCTGGGACACATCCTCCACCTGGTGCGGATGGAGGACAAGCATAAAGCGAGGGATCAGCAGATGGAACATGCACATCATTCAGACAAGCAGGCCCTTATTGTGGATGGTAAGCAAAAGAAGGCTCTGGTGAGGGACAAAAAGGGCAAAGTGTACCTGCAGGGGGAGCTCTTGCGCACATATGTCTTTAATGTGGTCTTTAAAACCCTGTTTGAGGTGGGCTTCATTGTGGCTCAATACCTCTTGTACGGCTTTAAGCTGAAGCCCATGTACACATGTGACAGACCGCCCTGCCCCAACGTGGTAAACTGCTACATATCCCGTCCAACAGAGAAAaccatcttcatcatcttcatgcTGGGAGTGTCCAGCGTGTCTCTGCTCCTCAACCTCATAGAGGTCTACCACCTGGGCTTTACCAAGTGTCGCCAGGGCATCAGCTTCAGGAGAGCTGATCAGTCCTCTGTGAGTCTCCCCAAGGAGCCCGGCGAGGCCGCGGTGCCGTATGCGCCGAGCTTTGACGACTACTTCCACCAAGTCCAGCCAGCCTACCCGCCCGTACCCAGCTACAACCTCTCCCCTTTGTCTGAGGACACAGACTCGTCCTTCCACCCCTACCACAGCAAGGCGGCATACAAACAGAATAAGGACAACTTGGCGGTGGAAAAGAGCAGCAGCAAGTCAGAAGAATGTGACCTGAAAGGAAAGAAGGGAGCAGGATCAGCCCCTGGGTCACCTACGCAGGCCAGGCCGGGCCGTAGTGccaaacacagcagcagcaacaagacTAGAATAGACGATCTGCAGATATGA
- the LOC144524557 gene encoding gap junction beta-1 protein-like translates to MNWGTFYAVISGVNRHSTGIGRVWLSVIFIFRIMVLVVAAESVWGDEKSGFTCNTQQPGCNSVCYDQFFPISHIRLWALQLILVSTPALLVAMHVAHRHHIDKKILKRTGRGSPKELEHIKNQKFQITGALWWTYMISIIFRILLEVAFLYIFYLLYPGFKMVRLVKCDSYPCPNTVDCFVSRPTEKTIFTVFMLAVSGVCVLLNLAEVVYLIGRACKRCLRGSDEESKVAWISQRLSTYRQNEINQLIADHSLKSKLNVTKKSPTEKGEMCSAF, encoded by the coding sequence ATGAACTGGGGGACCTTTTATGCCGTGATCAGCGGCGTAAACAGACATTCTACCGGCATCGGACGCGTTTGGCTCTCCGTCATCTTCATCTTCCGTATCATGGTCCTGGTGGTTGCTGCTGAGAGCGTTTGGGGCGATGAGAAGTCCGGCTTCACCTGCAACACCCAGCAGCCCGGCTGCAACAGCGTCTGTTACGACCAGTTCTTCCCCATCTCGCACATCCGCCTGTGGGCGCTCCAGCTCATCCTGGTCTCCACCCCCGCCCTGCTGGTGGCCATGCATGTGGCCCACCGACACCACATCGACAAGAAGATCCTGAAGAGGACGGGCCGCGGCAGCCCCAAGGAGCTGGAGCACATCAAGAACCAGAAGTTTCAGATCACCGGAGCTCTTTGGTGGACATACATGATCAGTATCATCTTCAGAATCCTCTTGGAGGTGGCTTTTCTCTACATCTTCTACTTGCTTTATCCTGGCTTTAAGATGGTGCGTTTGGTAAAGTGTGACTCGTACCCATGCCCCAACACAGTGGACTGTTTTGTCTCCAGGCCGACAGAAAAGACCATATTCACCGTGTTCATGCTGGCAGTGTCTggggtgtgtgtgctgctgaacCTGGCTGAGGTGGTATACCTCATAGGCAGGGCCTGCAAACGGTGCTTACGAGGCTCTGACGAAGAGTCCAAAGTCGCTTGGATAAGTCAACGATTGTCTACTTATAGACAAAATGAAATCAATCAACTGATAGCAGACCATTCTCTCAAGTCTAAGTTAAATGTGACCAAAAAGAGCCCAACTGAGAAGGGTGAaatgtgttctgctttctgA
- the LOC144524974 gene encoding uncharacterized protein LOC144524974 — translation MTPQQQVVHREQHPSIITQKVQLTVKLFMLENARNTLEQELLKLTNKAYEEVQEFLNSSFPTSDFGDLAKALDTKCQAIDKLSALLKDLTVEANIFVQPTVKNGVRTNQLLPLGDNWILTTEVLKFGPMLQNSLMASSIAKAVQVLGATLSLQQSKHFPISQPAAVQQDDMIGSISSSYNSAVATTSSSSHLKAEEKEHAVVFEEAGPSDAVILSPAIIERPKINPERPPVLLSPIQAILPETSNPKPMKITPLIGWGCVDDVQVQHQKQTSSQLLHFLRTKAKNMGALEATVTERSERMWSQVPTIQTQSYQFRHVVTDDLINALAPKTLCADIKNQAPIFRVKRVESSGSLTYTCVISTKTELWDIGDIFTEVGHGDSEASPLGKKDCPNTTAKVENFCLNAQWETQTLQCTEPEHVSQSSGAKTPVVNAITTAEFQIRRFEETAVVVSHIVSPGDFYVQHADSITKLQALVTDSWKASNSYAEQNRIPDIGTQVMGWFPKQEQWCRAQVTKICGVSEDNNATDGTGSETSIKVEVKRLDYGDTACLSLWNTKEMTPEMAVLPLQAVQVSLTNVTPVNGKDWSEEAVGWFKTMVHNRTLYARLYPQGPKVTVELFLEKGKLGAMRRGASLSLRLAQNGHAKHNKLKNVSLMKINTVQLKKKKQDSEWEKYLISCYTQK, via the exons ATGACTCCTCAGCAGCAGGTTGTTCACCGCGAGCAGCACCCCTCCATAATCACCCAGAAAGTGCAGTTAACTGTCAAACTGTTTATGCTGGAAAATGCCCGGAATACACTTGAACAAGAACTTCTTAAACTCACCAACAAG GCCTACGAAGAGGTTCAAGAATTCTTGAATTCATCTTTTCCCACTAGTGACTTCGGTGATCTCGCAAAAGCTTTGGATACAAAATGCCAAGCCATTGACAAGCTCTCAGCTTTATTAAAAGATCTCACAGTTG AGGCAAACATTTTTGTCCAGCCTACTGTCAAAAATGGAGTAAGAACAAATCAACTTCTGCCACTCGGAGACAATTGGATCCTAACGACAGAAGTTCTCAAGTTTGGGCCCATGTTGCAGAACTCGCTCATGGCGAGCTCTATAGCCAAAGCGGTCCAGGTGCTTGGAGCCACACTGTCCCTCCAGCAGTCAAAACATTTCCCCATCTCCCAGCCTGCAGCGGTCCAGCAGGATGACATGATAGGCAGCATCTCGTCCAGCTACAACAGCGCCGTTGCGACTACGAGCTCATCCTCTCACTTAAAGGCTGAAGAAAAAGAACACGCTGTTGTTTTTGAAGAGGCAGGCCCATCAGATGCTGTGATTCTTTCACCTGCGATTATTGAGAGACCCAAGATTAACCCAGAGAGGCCACCAGTACTACTATCTCCCATACAAGCTATACTGCCAGAGACGAGTAACCCTAAACCAATGAAAATAACACCACTAATAGGCTGGGGATGTGTGGATGATGTCCAGGTGCAACaccaaaaacaaacatcctCTCAGCTGCTTCACTTCCTCAGAACAAAAGCTAAAAACATGGGTGCACTAGAGGCCACTGTCACGGAGAGGAGTGAGAGAATGTGGTCACAGGTGCCTACCATCCAAACACAAAGCTACCAATTCAGACATGTTGTGACGGATGATCTGATCAATGCACTAGCTCCGAAAACATTATGTGCAGACATAAAAAACCAAGCCCCTATCTTCAGGGTAAAAAGAGTGGAATCAAGTGGCTCTCTGACCTACACTTGTGTGATTTCAACAAAGACTGAATTGTGGGATATTGGAGACATCTTCACAGAGGTGGGACACGGAGACTCCGAAGCGAGCCCCTTGGGAAAAAAAGACTGCCCGAATACAACCGCTAAGGTGGAAAACTTCTGTCTAAACGCCCAGTGGGAAACCCAAACTCTCCAGTGCACAGAACCTGAACATGTTAGCCAATCTTCTGGTGCAAAAACACCAGTGGTCAACGCCATTACCACTGCTGAGTTCCAGATCCGGAGGTTTGAAGAGACTGCAGTCGTGGTGTCTCATATTGTGAGCCCAGGCGACTTCTACGTCCAACACGCAGACTCCATCACAAAGCTGCAGGCCCTTGTCACAGA CAGCTGGAAAGCCAGTAATTCATATGCCGAGCAGAACCGCATTCCAGACATTGGAACCCAAGTAATGGGTTGGTTCCCTAAGCAAGAACAATGGTGCAGAGCTCAGGTGACAAAGATATGTGGAGTAAGTGAAG ATAATAATGCCACTGATGGCACTGGGAGTGAGACATCCATCAAGGTGGAGGTGAAGAGGCTGGACTACGGTGACACAGCCTGCCTGTCACTGTGGAACACCAAGGAGATGACCCCAGAAATGGCTGTCCTACCTCTTCAGGCTGTACAGGTCTCACTGACAAAT GTGACGCCTGTGAATGGGAAGGATTGGTCTGAGGAGGCAGTGGGCTGGTTCAAAACAATGGTGCACAACAGAACACTCTATGCCAGACTTTACCCGCAGGGGCCCAAAGTTACAGTCGAGCTGTTTTTGGAAAAGGGAAAGCTCGGAGCTATGAG gagGGGTGCATCATTGTCTTTGAGACTGGCCCAGAACGGACatgcaaaacacaacaaactcaAGAATGTCAGCCTTATGAAAATAA ACACTGTTCAacttaaaaagaagaagcaggacTCAGAGTGGGAGAAATACCTCATCTCGTGCTATACTCAAAAGTAA